In the Nitrospinota bacterium genome, one interval contains:
- the hemW gene encoding radical SAM family heme chaperone HemW, with product MNSLGLYIHIPYCLHKCGYCDFNSHNINTEEMESYVAALLKEMRHYAQGPAGKKEIVTIFLGGGTPTTLPIHLLEDILKKIRSHFNVSADCEVTFEANPATVALEPLQRMRSAGYNRISIGVQSFHAHELALLDRIHSVDEIHLTVDRAKEAGFDNFSLDLMFALPGQTMSLWEDNISQALDKNPQHLSTYNLTIEPETAFHKLHSKGKLVMLPDDFQLEFYKKTIQTLTDAGYRHYEISNFCKPGKESRHNLIYWNNGETLGLGAGASSFIKGARFKNCNLPSRYIREIEGNGTAVEFSENLEPRQAMGETLMLGLRLLKGMAIAPFEERFQTSFEKTFKDVVPPLLEKNLIIIDKNRIALSPKGLFLADSVILEFMA from the coding sequence ATGAACTCTCTAGGCTTATACATCCACATTCCCTACTGCCTGCACAAATGCGGGTATTGTGATTTCAATTCCCATAATATCAACACCGAGGAAATGGAATCCTATGTGGCGGCCCTGCTGAAGGAAATGCGGCACTATGCCCAGGGCCCTGCAGGGAAAAAGGAAATCGTCACCATTTTCTTAGGCGGCGGCACCCCCACTACCCTGCCGATTCACCTGCTGGAGGATATTTTAAAGAAAATTCGCAGTCACTTCAACGTTTCCGCCGATTGCGAGGTCACTTTTGAGGCCAATCCGGCCACCGTTGCCTTAGAACCCCTGCAACGCATGCGGTCTGCCGGTTATAACCGAATCAGTATCGGGGTGCAATCGTTTCATGCGCACGAGCTTGCACTTCTGGACCGGATACACAGCGTCGATGAAATCCATTTGACTGTGGACCGCGCCAAAGAAGCGGGCTTCGACAATTTTTCGCTGGATTTGATGTTCGCCCTGCCCGGCCAGACAATGTCATTGTGGGAAGACAATATATCACAGGCTCTCGACAAAAATCCCCAGCACTTGTCCACTTACAATTTGACCATCGAACCGGAAACGGCCTTTCACAAATTGCACTCCAAGGGGAAACTGGTCATGTTGCCGGACGACTTCCAACTGGAGTTTTATAAAAAAACCATCCAAACGTTAACGGATGCGGGGTATCGGCATTACGAAATATCCAATTTCTGCAAACCGGGAAAAGAATCCCGTCACAACCTGATCTACTGGAATAATGGCGAAACCTTAGGCCTGGGGGCCGGTGCCTCTTCCTTCATCAAAGGCGCTCGTTTTAAAAACTGCAACCTGCCCTCCCGCTACATCCGGGAGATTGAAGGCAATGGAACCGCCGTCGAATTTTCGGAAAATCTCGAACCGCGCCAGGCGATGGGAGAAACCCTCATGCTGGGATTGCGACTGTTAAAAGGGATGGCCATTGCCCCATTTGAAGAACGGTTTCAAACTTCGTTCGAAAAAACCTTTAAAGATGTTGTGCCTCCCCTTCTGGAAAAAAATCTTATTATTATAGATAAAAACCGGATCGCTTTGTCACCCAAGGGGCTTTTCCTCGCGGACTCGGTGATCCTTGAGTTCATGGCTTAG